Proteins from a single region of Paraglaciecola sp. T6c:
- the trmD gene encoding tRNA (guanosine(37)-N1)-methyltransferase TrmD — protein sequence MSSDTQRWFGVVSLFPEMFQTFTEQGVTGRAVKSGKLKVDFFNPRDFTHDKHRTVDDRPYGGGPGMLMMVQPLLDAIRAAKQAAEKKTKVIYLSPQGKTLTQRGVKQLSENESVILVAGRYEGIDERVIEAEIDEEWSVGDYILSGGELPAMILMDAVARLVPGVLGHAQSAEQDSFSDGLLDCPHYTRPENLNGQSVPSVLLSGDHQKIKQWRDKQSLGRTWQRRPELLNDLALTEEQQRLLDEYQQELLQQNGSYSGMRGYDE from the coding sequence ATGAGTTCAGATACACAGCGTTGGTTTGGGGTAGTGAGTCTGTTTCCTGAAATGTTTCAGACTTTTACCGAACAGGGCGTAACAGGACGAGCTGTAAAAAGCGGTAAGTTGAAAGTAGATTTCTTTAATCCAAGAGATTTTACTCACGACAAACATCGTACTGTTGACGACCGACCATACGGTGGTGGTCCAGGAATGCTGATGATGGTTCAGCCTTTATTAGACGCAATTCGTGCAGCCAAACAGGCTGCCGAGAAAAAAACTAAGGTGATTTATCTCTCACCTCAGGGGAAAACATTAACACAGCGTGGTGTGAAGCAGCTTTCTGAAAATGAAAGTGTGATTCTAGTCGCCGGTCGCTACGAAGGTATCGACGAGAGAGTAATAGAAGCTGAAATAGACGAAGAATGGTCTGTTGGTGACTATATTCTCAGCGGTGGTGAACTACCTGCGATGATCTTAATGGATGCGGTCGCAAGACTGGTACCTGGTGTATTAGGGCATGCACAATCTGCCGAGCAAGATTCGTTTAGCGACGGTTTGCTAGATTGTCCGCACTATACCCGACCAGAAAACTTGAATGGCCAATCAGTTCCTTCTGTATTGTTGAGTGGGGATCATCAAAAAATCAAACAGTGGCGTGATAAACAGTCGCTAGGTAGAACCTGGCAACGACGCCCTGAATTATTAAACGACCTAGCTCTGACTGAGGAGCAACAACGTTTGTTAGATGAATATCAGCAAGAGTTGTTGCAGCAAAATGGCAGTTATTCTGGGATGAGAGGATATGATGAGTAA
- the rpsP gene encoding 30S ribosomal protein S16, with amino-acid sequence MVTIRLQRGGAKKRPFYQVVVADSRRSRDGRFIENIGFFNPTAQGQEERLRLDLDRVEHWVGNGAGLSDRVARLVKDAQKAAA; translated from the coding sequence ATGGTTACTATTCGTTTACAGCGTGGTGGCGCGAAAAAGCGTCCATTTTATCAAGTAGTGGTTGCTGACAGCCGTCGTTCACGCGATGGTCGTTTTATTGAAAACATCGGTTTCTTTAATCCTACAGCACAAGGTCAAGAAGAGCGTTTGCGTCTTGATCTAGACCGCGTAGAGCATTGGGTAGGAAATGGCGCAGGCCTTTCTGACCGTGTTGCTCGCTTGGTTAAAGATGCACAAAAAGCAGCTGCTTAA
- the rimM gene encoding ribosome maturation factor RimM (Essential for efficient processing of 16S rRNA): MSHASDTLVMGKIGAPYGVKGWVKITSYTDELDGIFSYTPWLVGQEGNTKEIVVDQWRTHNKGLVAKLVGVETRDDAESIKNLDISIKAQQLPQLDGDEFYWRELVGMQVVTEQGYNLGVVKELFETGANDVMLIKANLKDAFGQKERMVPYLIDQVVKKVDREAKTIQVDWDPSF, translated from the coding sequence ATGAGTCACGCGTCTGACACATTAGTGATGGGCAAAATCGGCGCACCTTATGGTGTTAAAGGTTGGGTCAAAATCACTTCATATACCGATGAATTAGACGGTATTTTTAGCTATACCCCTTGGCTTGTGGGCCAAGAAGGGAATACTAAAGAAATCGTCGTTGACCAATGGCGAACCCACAATAAAGGATTGGTTGCCAAACTGGTTGGGGTTGAAACAAGAGACGATGCTGAAAGTATCAAAAATCTCGACATTTCAATTAAAGCTCAACAGCTACCTCAGTTAGATGGTGATGAATTTTATTGGAGAGAGTTGGTCGGCATGCAAGTCGTAACCGAACAGGGCTACAACTTAGGTGTCGTGAAAGAATTATTCGAAACGGGTGCGAATGACGTTATGTTAATCAAAGCCAATTTGAAAGATGCTTTCGGTCAAAAAGAACGCATGGTCCCTTACTTAATTGACCAAGTCGTTAAGAAAGTGGACCGTGAGGCGAAGACCATACAGGTTGATTGGGATCCGAGCTTTTAA